CGTCAATGTAGGTGTCCAGCACCTGCCGCGCCGTCCGCTCCCAACTGAACCGCCGCACCTGCTCGTAGCCCCGCAGGATCAACTCCTGCCGCATCGTCTCGCTCAGCAGCACGTCCTTGATCCCACGCGCGATCTCGAACACGTTGTCCGGACTCACCAGCACCGCCGCGTCCCCCACCACCTCCGGCAGCGAACTCACGTTCGACGCCACCACCGGCGTCCCGCACGCCATCGCTTCGAGCGGCGGCATCCCGAATCCTTCCCGGATCGACGGAAACACGAACAGCTCGGCCGATTCGTAAAAGGCCCGCAGCGTCTCCACCGGCACGAACCCCAGAAATCGGATCGCCTGCCCGGCGCGGCTCTGCAGCGCCGCCCGCCGCACGGCGGGGTTCTGGCTGATCTCATCGCCGATGATCACCAGCCGCAGATCGTGATAGCGCGGGTGTGTCGCCAACTCGCCCCGCACCACCATGAACGCATCGATCAGCCGCGGAATGTTCTTCTGCCGCTTCACGCTGCCCGCGTAGAGAATGTACGGGTAGGTCACCTGGTAGCGGTCCAGTTGCCGCTGCCGCTCCTCGGCCGTTGAGCTGTGCGCCAGAAACTGCGGATCCGGCGCGTTGTAGATCCGCGTGAAGCGCTCGCGTGGGATCTCCACCACGCCCTCCACCGCCCGCTGCGTCGAGTCGGAAACGGCGATCACCCGGGCCGCGTTGAGCAGGCCCCGGCGCGCACGGTAGAGGCTCGCCTGGTTCCGCCAGCCGGTGCCCAGTAACTGCCGGCCCATGTCGTGGACCGTCACGATATAGGGATGCGGCATGAACCAGGGAACGCGGTTCAGCGGGATGTGGAACAGATCGGCGTGAAATCGGCGAAGAAACAGCGGAAACGCCAGATGATCGATTTTCGCCAGGTCATGATGCGAGTACTCCGCCGGAGCGAAATTCTTCGGTAGCCTCCCGAACTCGTCGGTCTCGCCCGGCATCGTCACCAGCGTGTATTGGTTGTCGTTGTCGAGCGCGGCCAGCGCCTGCACCAGATTGCGGATGTAGGTCCCGATGCCGAAATCCCGGACATGGCGCCCGTCCAGGACGATCCGCATCGCCCGCTAGCTCGCGGTCACCGGTTGCTGCTTCCACGCGTACAGCGGAAAGCGAGCGGTCAGCCCGGCAACGCGGCGGCGGACCGATTCCACGGCGGCTCCGAGCGCCGCCTCGCCCGACGGGATCGCGTCGAGCACCTCGGCGATCAACGCGCCCACTTCGCGCATTTCCCGCTCCCCGAATCCCCGCGTCGTCACCGCCGGGCTGCCCACCCGGATTCCGCTCGGGTTCAGCGGCGGATTCGTGTCGAACGGAATCGCGTTCTTGTTCACCGTAATCCACGCCTCGTCCAGCGCGCGCTCGGCTTCTTTCCCCCGCACTCCCTTGCTGAAGACATCCACCAGCGCGAGATGCGTGTCCGTGCCGCCGGAAACGATCCGGTACCCGGCTCCGGTGAGCGCCGCTGACAACGCCGCCGCATTATCCTTCACCCGCTGCTGATACGCGCGGAATTCCGGCGTCGTCGCCTCCCGGAAGCAAACCGCCTTCGCCGCGATCACATGACACAACGGACCGCCCTGCGCCCCCGGAAACACCGCCTTGTCGATCAGATCGCCGAGCAGAATGTCCTTGCCCTTCTTGTCCTGTCCCATCACCCGCCGCCGCGCCAGGATCATCCCCGCCCGCGGACCCCGCAGCGTCTTGTGCGTCGTCGACGTCACGATATCGGCATGCTCGCACGGATTCGGGTACAGCCCTGCGGCGACGAGCCCCGAAAAGTGCGCCATGTCCACCATGAAAAACGCACCCACCGCGTCGGCGATCTCCCGGAACCGCCCGAAATCGATGATCCGCGGATACGCGCTCCCGCCCGCCACGATCATCTTCGGCTTGTGCTCGTCCGCCAGCTTCGCCAGCGCGTCGTAGTCGATCGTCTCGCTGTCGCGCCGCACGCCATAGCCCACGATGCGGTACAGCTTCCCGGAGAAATTCAGCGGATGCCCGTGCGTGAGGTGGCCGCCGTGCGCCAGATCCATCCCGAGAATCGTATCGCCCGGCTTCAGCACGCTCGCGTACGCCGCCTCGTTCGCCTGCGAACCCGAATGCGGTTGCACATTCGCGAAATCGGCCCGGAACAATTCCTTCGCCCGGTCCCGCGCCAGGTTCTCCACCACGTCAACGTGCTCGCAGCCGCCGTAGTACCGCTTTCCCGGATACCCTTCCGCGTACTTGTTCGTCAGGACCGTGCCCGCCGCCTCCAGCACCGCCTCCGACGTGAAATTCTCGCTGGCGATCAGTTCCAGCCGCGAATGCTGCCGCTCCAGTTCCGCCGAAACGGCCGCCCAAACTTCCGGATCGGCCTCGGCCAGCGGCATCGCCATGCGATTCATCTCGGTGCTCATCGGTGGTTCGCTTCTTCCTCCAGCTTCGTGATCTTGCCGACGCGGCGCGCATGCCGGCCGCCTTCGAATTCCGTCGTGAGAAAGGCGTCCACGAACCGCCGCGCGTCGGCTTCCGGCGTGAATGTGGACCCGATCGTCAGCACGTTCGCGTCATTGTGCGAACGCGTCAGCCGGACCTCGTCCTCGCGCGTCCCTAGCGCCGCCCGAATCCCCGGTATCTTGTTCGCCGCGATCGACATCCCCACCCCGCTCGAACACACCAGGATCCCCCGCTCCGCCGCCCCGCTTGCCACGTCCTGGCCCACTTTCGCCGCGTAATCCGGGTAGTCCGTGGATTCCGGACCGTTCGTCCCCACATCGCGGACCTCGTGGCCCTCCGCGACCAGCTTGTCGCGCAGTTTTTCTTTCAAGGCAAAACCCGCGTGGTCGGCCCCGATGGCGATCTTCATGACGGTAATTCCGATGGTAGCACCTGGCGAATCTGCCGGACGGACAATTCCGCTTCCCGCCGGAACCTACTTCGCGTCTATTCCTTTCGCATCCATTCCCAGCCCCCGGTACGCCTCCAAAAACTGCTCCCGCATCTCCTCCGGCAGCGGACCCGGTTTCTCCTGCTCCAGAAATTGACGGCACAACTCGGTCGATTTCCGCAGGCTCTCCACGAACTCCACGCACGGCGCGCACCCTTCGATATGCGCCTCGATCCGTTCGCACAAATCCGGCGGCAAATCCTTGTCCAGATATTCCGAGAGCCGCGCGAAAACGTCCCTGCACTCCGTCGCCGTCACGCCGCCGCCTCCACCGCCCGCAGGTGTTCGTCCATCTTCTGCCGCACCGCCAGCCGCGCCCGGTGCAGCCGCGTCTTGATCACGTCTTCGCTCACATCGAGGATCGCCGCGGATTCCGCCGTCGAGAGTTCTTCCATGTCCCGCAGCAGCAGCACGCTCCGGTACATCTCCGGCAGTTCCTCCACCGCTCGCCGCAGAATTCCCGCCAACTGCCCCGTGATCGCTTGGTCTTCCGGAACCGCCCGCCAATCGGCGATCTCCAGCCGCCGCGACTCCCCATCCTCGGTGAACGACGGCTTCAATTCGTCGAGCGACAACTCCTCCACCGGCGCGTACGTGCTCTTCCGCCGCCGCATCGAGCACGCGTTCTTCGCGATCCGGAACACCCACGCTTTGATATGCTCCGGCTCCCGCAATTGCCGGAAATTCTGAAATACCTTCAACAGCGTCTCCTGCGCGATCTCCTCGGCGTCCTCCCGGTGCCCGCACATCAGGTACGAATACTGGAAGACCTTTCCCCGGAATACCTGCACGAATTCGTCGAAAGCGCTCCCGTCGCCGCCGAGCAGCCGCCGCGCCAAATCCACTTCCATGCCCACATCTTGATCCTAACAAGGACGCAGCGGAACCAGTGGGCCATTCCGCCGCGCTTCAAATCGCCTAATGGCC
This DNA window, taken from Bryobacteraceae bacterium, encodes the following:
- a CDS encoding glycosyltransferase family 1 protein, which codes for MRIVLDGRHVRDFGIGTYIRNLVQALAALDNDNQYTLVTMPGETDEFGRLPKNFAPAEYSHHDLAKIDHLAFPLFLRRFHADLFHIPLNRVPWFMPHPYIVTVHDMGRQLLGTGWRNQASLYRARRGLLNAARVIAVSDSTQRAVEGVVEIPRERFTRIYNAPDPQFLAHSSTAEERQRQLDRYQVTYPYILYAGSVKRQKNIPRLIDAFMVVRGELATHPRYHDLRLVIIGDEISQNPAVRRAALQSRAGQAIRFLGFVPVETLRAFYESAELFVFPSIREGFGMPPLEAMACGTPVVASNVSSLPEVVGDAAVLVSPDNVFEIARGIKDVLLSETMRQELILRGYEQVRRFSWERTARQVLDTYIDVYRRSR
- the glyA gene encoding serine hydroxymethyltransferase; the protein is MSTEMNRMAMPLAEADPEVWAAVSAELERQHSRLELIASENFTSEAVLEAAGTVLTNKYAEGYPGKRYYGGCEHVDVVENLARDRAKELFRADFANVQPHSGSQANEAAYASVLKPGDTILGMDLAHGGHLTHGHPLNFSGKLYRIVGYGVRRDSETIDYDALAKLADEHKPKMIVAGGSAYPRIIDFGRFREIADAVGAFFMVDMAHFSGLVAAGLYPNPCEHADIVTSTTHKTLRGPRAGMILARRRVMGQDKKGKDILLGDLIDKAVFPGAQGGPLCHVIAAKAVCFREATTPEFRAYQQRVKDNAAALSAALTGAGYRIVSGGTDTHLALVDVFSKGVRGKEAERALDEAWITVNKNAIPFDTNPPLNPSGIRVGSPAVTTRGFGEREMREVGALIAEVLDAIPSGEAALGAAVESVRRRVAGLTARFPLYAWKQQPVTAS
- the rpiB gene encoding ribose 5-phosphate isomerase B, coding for MKIAIGADHAGFALKEKLRDKLVAEGHEVRDVGTNGPESTDYPDYAAKVGQDVASGAAERGILVCSSGVGMSIAANKIPGIRAALGTREDEVRLTRSHNDANVLTIGSTFTPEADARRFVDAFLTTEFEGGRHARRVGKITKLEEEANHR
- a CDS encoding zf-HC2 domain-containing protein, which encodes MTATECRDVFARLSEYLDKDLPPDLCERIEAHIEGCAPCVEFVESLRKSTELCRQFLEQEKPGPLPEEMREQFLEAYRGLGMDAKGIDAK
- a CDS encoding sigma-70 family RNA polymerase sigma factor, yielding MEVDLARRLLGGDGSAFDEFVQVFRGKVFQYSYLMCGHREDAEEIAQETLLKVFQNFRQLREPEHIKAWVFRIAKNACSMRRRKSTYAPVEELSLDELKPSFTEDGESRRLEIADWRAVPEDQAITGQLAGILRRAVEELPEMYRSVLLLRDMEELSTAESAAILDVSEDVIKTRLHRARLAVRQKMDEHLRAVEAAA